The Bradyrhizobium ottawaense genome window below encodes:
- the glp gene encoding gephyrin-like molybdotransferase Glp encodes MALMPVSDALAAVLAGAEPLPAEMVSLDEAYHRVLAQDVAARRTQPPQAMSAMDGYAVRAADAATIDSRLTLIGEVAAGRPFTERVAAGEAVRIFTGGVVPDGADAVVIQEDTIAEGKQITIKEAAIVGRHIRPAGVDFREGDVLLRKGTRLTERDLALAAGMNHPQLAVCRRPKVAILATGDELVMPGSTPGHGQIVYSNGYALHALARSEGAETIDLGVAADTLEATTAGIRRARESGADVLVTTGGASVGDHDLVQQALKDEGIALAFWKIAMRPGKPMMHGRLGTMSVIGLPGNPVSSYVCAFLFMVPLIRALSGRSVIHHRRERAVLGRDLGANDQREDYLRARLELRDDGTLVALPVSHQDSSLLANLAAAQVLLVRAPLAPKAEAGSPCEVLRLPV; translated from the coding sequence GTGGCCTTGATGCCGGTTTCCGACGCCCTTGCTGCGGTGCTGGCGGGTGCAGAGCCGCTGCCTGCAGAGATGGTTTCACTCGACGAAGCCTACCATCGCGTGCTCGCGCAGGACGTCGCTGCGCGGCGCACCCAACCGCCCCAGGCGATGTCGGCGATGGACGGCTACGCCGTGCGCGCGGCCGATGCGGCAACGATCGATTCCAGGCTGACGTTGATCGGTGAGGTCGCAGCGGGCCGTCCGTTCACGGAGAGGGTCGCCGCCGGCGAAGCCGTGCGGATCTTCACCGGCGGCGTCGTTCCCGACGGCGCCGACGCAGTCGTGATCCAGGAGGACACGATCGCCGAGGGCAAGCAAATAACGATCAAGGAAGCCGCGATCGTGGGTCGGCACATCCGCCCCGCCGGCGTTGATTTCCGCGAGGGTGACGTCCTCCTGCGCAAGGGAACCCGTCTGACAGAGCGCGATCTCGCCCTCGCCGCTGGAATGAATCACCCGCAACTCGCCGTCTGCCGTCGTCCGAAGGTCGCGATCCTCGCCACCGGCGATGAACTGGTGATGCCGGGCTCAACGCCCGGGCACGGCCAGATCGTCTATTCCAACGGCTATGCCCTGCACGCGCTCGCCCGCAGCGAGGGCGCCGAGACCATCGACCTCGGTGTTGCCGCCGATACGCTGGAGGCCACCACCGCCGGCATCCGCCGCGCGCGCGAAAGCGGCGCCGACGTCCTGGTCACGACCGGGGGCGCATCGGTCGGCGACCACGATCTGGTCCAGCAGGCGCTGAAGGACGAAGGCATCGCGTTGGCGTTCTGGAAGATCGCGATGCGGCCCGGCAAGCCGATGATGCACGGACGCTTAGGGACGATGAGCGTCATTGGCCTGCCCGGCAATCCCGTGTCGTCCTACGTGTGCGCCTTCCTGTTCATGGTACCGCTGATTCGCGCGCTGTCGGGCCGTTCGGTGATTCATCACCGTCGCGAGCGCGCCGTGCTGGGCCGCGATCTCGGCGCCAATGACCAGCGCGAGGATTATCTGCGCGCGCGCCTGGAGCTGCGCGACGACGGCACGCTCGTCGCCCTTCCCGTCAGCCATCAAGACTCCTCTCTGCTTGCGAATCTTGCTGCAGCACAGGTACTTCTCGTGCGCGCACCGCTTGCGCCAAAGGCCGAGGCCGGCAGCCCCTGCGAAGTGCTGCGGCTCCCCGTCTGA
- a CDS encoding ComEC/Rec2 family competence protein, with product MAEPGRPARSQGIAGTWPVGRAAQAGGLVPAGFGAWSAIVETLREWARAEAGAGRLLPWVPVAFGGGIALYFAADHEPVLWVVAATAIALTFGAVLLRRSRLFAPAIMIAAVASGFAVATWKTARIAHPVLAKPLYSVSLSGFVEARDIRERTDRFVLRVTAMEAQRSEVKLERVRLSVRKGTAPEVGSFVQLKARLMPPLSPVRPGSYDFSRDMFFQGIGASGFVMGAITASVPPDAGGLRLRYAAFMQGLRDAIDARIRATLEGDNRAIATALLTGRRDAISTPVNDAMFISGLGHVLSISGYHMAVVAGVVFFAVRALLALIPGLAAGFAIKKWSAAAALVAAAFYLLLSGAEVATQRSFFMTAVVLIAVMVDRRAITFRTLAVAALIVLAVAPEALVHPSFQMSFAATLGLVALVQIGMPNLFASPDHSATARVAMWGGREIAMLFLASLIAGLATTPYAAFHFHRVTPYGVLANLGAMPVVSALVMPAGLLGLLAAPFGLDGVFWWLMGIGIDWMVAVSRWVAALPGAVGRIPAFGIAPLIAASLGVIVMGLLRTPLRWGGAVVLLVSIGWGLSVRQPDILIAGDGASVAVRGGDGRLHLIRAGKDNFVLREWLAADADPRDAGSSALASGISCDESGCVTPLADGRLVALASRIDALADDCNRAALVVTSRPAPPDCAAMVVDRQRLARQGALALTRRGDGFSVQAVRARGTNRPWLPAGAGEGDFDGSLAQKAAPRSRDATPSETDLQADD from the coding sequence ATGGCGGAGCCGGGCCGGCCAGCACGGTCCCAGGGTATAGCCGGGACGTGGCCGGTCGGTCGTGCTGCGCAGGCGGGCGGCTTGGTGCCGGCGGGCTTTGGCGCCTGGTCGGCAATCGTCGAGACGCTGCGTGAATGGGCCCGCGCGGAGGCCGGCGCCGGGCGACTGTTGCCGTGGGTGCCTGTCGCCTTTGGCGGTGGCATCGCACTCTATTTTGCCGCCGATCATGAGCCGGTGCTGTGGGTCGTTGCTGCGACGGCTATCGCGCTCACGTTTGGCGCGGTGCTGTTGCGGCGGAGCCGGCTGTTTGCGCCTGCGATCATGATTGCGGCGGTCGCTTCCGGCTTTGCCGTGGCAACCTGGAAGACGGCGCGCATCGCCCACCCCGTGCTGGCCAAGCCGCTCTATTCAGTGTCGCTGTCGGGTTTCGTCGAGGCCCGCGATATCCGCGAGCGAACCGATCGTTTCGTGCTGCGCGTCACGGCCATGGAGGCGCAGCGCAGCGAGGTCAAGCTGGAACGCGTCCGCCTGTCGGTGCGCAAGGGCACTGCGCCCGAGGTCGGCAGCTTCGTGCAGCTCAAGGCGCGGCTGATGCCGCCGCTCTCGCCGGTGCGCCCCGGCAGCTACGATTTTTCGCGCGACATGTTCTTTCAGGGCATCGGCGCCTCCGGCTTCGTGATGGGCGCGATCACGGCTTCAGTCCCGCCCGATGCCGGCGGCCTGCGGCTGCGTTATGCCGCCTTCATGCAAGGCCTGCGCGATGCGATCGACGCCCGCATCCGCGCCACGCTCGAGGGCGACAACCGCGCGATCGCGACAGCGCTGCTCACCGGGCGGCGCGATGCGATTTCCACGCCGGTCAACGACGCGATGTTCATCTCGGGGCTCGGCCATGTGTTGTCGATCTCCGGCTATCACATGGCGGTCGTCGCCGGCGTCGTCTTCTTCGCGGTGCGCGCACTGCTGGCCTTGATCCCGGGACTGGCGGCCGGCTTTGCCATCAAGAAATGGTCGGCGGCCGCAGCGCTGGTGGCGGCTGCGTTCTATCTGCTCTTGTCTGGCGCGGAGGTCGCGACGCAACGTTCGTTCTTCATGACGGCGGTGGTGCTGATCGCCGTGATGGTCGATCGCCGCGCCATCACCTTCCGTACGCTCGCGGTGGCGGCGCTGATCGTGCTCGCGGTCGCGCCGGAAGCGCTTGTGCATCCGAGTTTCCAGATGTCCTTTGCCGCGACGCTGGGTCTCGTCGCGCTGGTACAGATCGGCATGCCGAACCTGTTTGCCTCACCCGATCATTCGGCGACCGCGCGCGTCGCGATGTGGGGCGGCCGCGAGATCGCGATGCTGTTCCTGGCCTCGCTGATCGCCGGGCTTGCGACCACGCCCTACGCCGCCTTCCACTTCCACCGCGTCACGCCCTACGGCGTGCTCGCCAATCTCGGTGCGATGCCGGTGGTCTCGGCGCTGGTGATGCCGGCGGGGCTGCTGGGATTGCTCGCAGCGCCGTTCGGGCTCGACGGCGTGTTCTGGTGGCTGATGGGGATCGGCATCGACTGGATGGTCGCGGTCTCGCGCTGGGTGGCGGCATTGCCGGGCGCGGTCGGCCGCATCCCGGCGTTCGGCATCGCGCCGCTGATCGCAGCGAGCCTGGGGGTCATCGTGATGGGCCTGTTGCGTACGCCGTTGCGCTGGGGCGGTGCCGTCGTGCTGCTGGTTTCCATCGGCTGGGGGCTGTCGGTGCGGCAGCCCGATATCCTGATTGCCGGGGACGGCGCGAGCGTCGCGGTGCGGGGCGGCGACGGGCGTTTGCATCTGATCAGGGCAGGCAAGGACAATTTCGTGCTGAGGGAGTGGTTGGCTGCCGACGCCGATCCGCGCGATGCCGGCAGTAGCGCGCTGGCGAGCGGCATATCGTGCGACGAGTCGGGCTGCGTAACGCCGCTCGCAGACGGACGGCTGGTCGCGCTGGCCTCGCGCATCGACGCGTTGGCGGACGATTGCAACCGGGCTGCACTGGTGGTGACGTCAAGGCCCGCGCCGCCCGATTGTGCGGCGATGGTGGTGGATCGGCAGCGGCTCGCTCGCCAGGGCGCGCTGGCATTGACCCGGCGTGGCGACGGCTTTTCGGTTCAGGCGGTGAGGGCAAGAGGCACGAACCGCCCGTGGTTACCGGCCGGTGCGGGCGAAGGTGACTTCGACGGCAGCCTTGCGCAGAAGGCGGCTCCCCGCAGCCGCGACGCAACGCCATCGGAGACCGACTTGCAGGCCGACGATTGA
- a CDS encoding S41 family peptidase, producing the protein MRKTLLFPLGALTGACLTLLVASPHGGVWAARAAASADDAYSQLNLFGTVFERVKASYVEKPDNAKMIEGAITGMVTSLDPHSRYMNAKAWTEMQETTSGEFGGLGIEVTMEDGLVKVVSPIDDTPASKAGLMSGDLISKIDGEAVQGMTLEQAVNKMKGPVDTKTKLTIVRKGADAPLDVAITREIIHVRPVRFHVENGDIGYIRVTSFNEQTTDGLKKAIAAIAKQVPQEKLTGYVMDLRNNPGGLLDQAVSVSSAFLQRGEVVSTRGRSPEETQRFTAHGGDLTKGKPLVVLVNGGSASASEIVAGALHDHKRATIIGTRSFGKGSVQTVIPLGAGNGALALTTARYYTPSGRSIQAQGIAPDIEILQDVPPELKGRMDTMAESQMRGHLSAGEGGEQTGSQSYVPPKEEDDKALHAAYDFLHGVTANAVAAKPASKAAVPN; encoded by the coding sequence ATGCGGAAAACCCTGCTGTTCCCTCTGGGCGCGCTCACCGGAGCGTGTCTCACCCTTCTGGTCGCCAGCCCGCACGGTGGTGTATGGGCGGCACGGGCGGCAGCGAGCGCGGACGATGCCTATTCCCAGCTCAACCTGTTCGGCACGGTGTTCGAGCGCGTCAAGGCGAGCTATGTCGAGAAGCCCGACAACGCCAAGATGATCGAAGGCGCGATCACGGGCATGGTGACCTCGCTCGATCCGCATTCGCGCTACATGAACGCGAAGGCCTGGACCGAGATGCAGGAGACCACTTCCGGCGAGTTCGGCGGCCTCGGCATCGAGGTCACCATGGAAGACGGCCTCGTCAAGGTCGTTTCCCCGATCGACGATACGCCCGCCTCGAAGGCCGGCCTGATGTCCGGCGACCTCATCAGCAAGATCGACGGCGAGGCCGTGCAGGGCATGACGCTCGAGCAGGCCGTCAACAAGATGAAGGGCCCGGTCGATACCAAGACCAAGCTCACCATCGTGCGCAAGGGCGCTGACGCGCCGCTCGATGTCGCGATCACGCGCGAGATCATCCATGTGCGCCCGGTGCGCTTCCACGTCGAGAACGGCGACATCGGTTATATCCGCGTCACCTCGTTCAACGAGCAGACCACCGACGGCCTGAAGAAGGCGATCGCCGCGATCGCCAAGCAGGTGCCGCAGGAGAAGCTCACCGGCTATGTGATGGACCTGCGCAACAATCCGGGCGGTCTGCTCGACCAGGCCGTGTCGGTGTCGAGCGCCTTCCTCCAGCGCGGCGAGGTCGTTTCGACCCGCGGCCGCAGTCCGGAAGAGACCCAGCGCTTCACCGCGCATGGCGGCGACCTCACCAAGGGCAAGCCGCTGGTGGTCCTGGTCAATGGCGGCTCGGCCTCGGCTTCCGAGATCGTGGCCGGCGCACTGCACGATCACAAGCGTGCGACCATCATCGGCACGCGCTCGTTCGGCAAGGGTTCGGTGCAGACGGTCATTCCGCTCGGTGCCGGCAATGGCGCGCTGGCGCTGACCACGGCGCGCTACTACACGCCGTCCGGCCGCTCGATCCAGGCCCAGGGCATCGCCCCCGACATCGAGATCCTGCAGGACGTGCCGCCGGAGCTGAAGGGCCGCATGGACACCATGGCGGAGTCCCAGATGCGCGGGCATCTCTCAGCCGGCGAGGGCGGCGAGCAGACCGGATCGCAGTCCTATGTTCCGCCGAAGGAGGAGGACGACAAGGCCCTGCATGCCGCGTACGACTTCCTGCACGGCGTCACCGCCAACGCGGTGGCCGCCAAGCCCGCGTCGAAGGCCGCGGTGCCGAACTAA
- a CDS encoding GAF domain-containing protein, with translation MKTFIRVVELWVPDRTRMRLEFGGGLYDEGLSAFKAVSEDLHFGYDEGLPGKAWACGHPVILTKFANSYFKRTDQAVAAGLTCGVAVPVFAGEFLQAVMVLFCGDDEAHVGAIELWHNDPDLSHEMGLVDGYYGAADMFEFNSRHTKFPRGFGLPGRTWKAGLPLIIKDLHDAKSFLRWEDAAKVGINLGVGVPYRTGTDQTWVLTFLSAQATPIARRFEIWVPNEARSALVFRAGDCSAQTDLAARYAANSIARGEGSIGGAWAAGMPALNDDLTHDGSIAGSEACAAGLSRMVALPVIGKAKLEAVLAWYL, from the coding sequence ATGAAAACCTTTATTCGCGTCGTTGAACTCTGGGTGCCTGACCGGACGCGCATGCGGCTGGAATTCGGCGGCGGCCTCTACGACGAAGGGCTGTCCGCGTTCAAGGCCGTCAGCGAAGATCTGCACTTCGGATATGACGAGGGGCTTCCAGGCAAGGCCTGGGCCTGCGGCCATCCCGTCATCCTCACGAAATTCGCCAACTCCTATTTCAAGCGGACCGATCAGGCCGTCGCCGCCGGCCTCACCTGCGGCGTGGCGGTGCCGGTGTTTGCAGGCGAATTTCTGCAAGCCGTGATGGTGCTGTTCTGCGGCGACGACGAGGCGCATGTCGGCGCGATCGAACTCTGGCACAACGATCCTGATCTCTCCCACGAGATGGGCCTCGTCGACGGCTATTACGGCGCGGCGGACATGTTCGAATTCAACTCGCGCCACACTAAATTTCCTCGCGGCTTCGGACTTCCCGGACGCACCTGGAAGGCGGGCCTGCCGCTGATCATCAAGGACCTGCACGACGCCAAGAGCTTCCTGCGCTGGGAGGACGCAGCCAAGGTCGGGATCAATCTGGGTGTCGGCGTGCCCTACCGAACCGGCACCGACCAAACCTGGGTCCTGACTTTCCTCTCCGCGCAGGCAACGCCGATTGCGCGACGCTTCGAGATCTGGGTCCCGAACGAGGCCCGTTCGGCGCTGGTCTTTCGCGCCGGCGATTGCAGCGCGCAGACCGACCTTGCCGCCCGCTATGCCGCCAATTCCATTGCCAGGGGCGAAGGCAGCATCGGCGGCGCCTGGGCCGCCGGCATGCCCGCGCTCAACGACGATCTCACTCATGACGGCTCGATCGCGGGCTCTGAGGCCTGCGCAGCCGGGCTGAGCCGAATGGTGGCCCTGCCGGTCATCGGCAAGGCAAAGCTCGAAGCCGTGCTGGCCTGGTATCTGTAA
- the lexA gene encoding transcriptional repressor LexA: protein MLTRKQYELLRFISERLKESGVPPSFDEMKDALDLRSKSGIHRLITALEERGFIRRLPNRARAIEVIKLPELQAAAGNRRGFTPSVIEGNLGKLRASSSPSADEGERPVAVPVMGRIAAGTPIEALQTRSHTISVPPDMLGSGEHYALEVRGDSMVEAGILDGDMALIQRNESADTGDIVVALIDDEEATLKRFRRRGASIALEPANAAYEVRILPPNRVKIQGKLIGLYRKY, encoded by the coding sequence ATGTTAACGCGCAAACAATACGAGCTTCTGCGGTTCATCAGCGAACGCTTGAAGGAAAGCGGCGTGCCGCCGTCCTTCGACGAGATGAAGGATGCGCTCGACCTGCGCTCGAAGTCAGGCATCCACCGCCTGATCACCGCACTCGAGGAGCGCGGCTTCATCCGCCGGCTGCCCAACCGCGCCCGGGCCATCGAAGTGATCAAGCTGCCGGAGCTCCAAGCTGCCGCCGGCAACCGACGCGGCTTCACGCCAAGCGTCATCGAGGGCAATCTCGGCAAGCTGCGCGCGAGCTCCAGCCCGTCCGCGGACGAGGGCGAGCGGCCCGTTGCGGTGCCCGTGATGGGCCGCATCGCGGCCGGCACCCCCATCGAGGCGTTGCAGACACGCAGCCACACCATCAGCGTGCCTCCAGACATGCTCGGCTCCGGCGAGCATTACGCGCTCGAAGTGCGCGGCGATTCCATGGTCGAGGCCGGCATCCTCGACGGCGACATGGCGCTGATCCAGCGCAACGAGAGCGCCGATACCGGCGACATCGTGGTGGCGCTGATCGACGACGAGGAAGCCACGCTCAAGCGCTTCCGCCGCCGCGGCGCCTCGATCGCGCTGGAGCCCGCCAATGCCGCTTACGAGGTGCGCATCCTGCCGCCGAACCGCGTGAAGATTCAGGGCAAGCTGATCGGGCTTTACCGCAAGTACTGA
- a CDS encoding HAD-IA family hydrolase, with amino-acid sequence MTSLSPGSADALLFDLGRVVLDIDFSKAIACWAGHAGCQPEAIVARYVRDEAYRLHEVGKISDEDYFASLRASLGIGISDAQFLEGWNAIFAGEMPDIAELLPRAAKQMPLYAFSNTNRPHVDYFSKEYGELLGHFRALYLSSSIGLRKPDAEAFDHVVAAIGVPAARIVFFDDLAENIEGARSRGLTAVHVTSPRDVENALKALGI; translated from the coding sequence ATGACATCGCTCTCTCCCGGCAGCGCGGATGCGCTGCTGTTCGATCTCGGGCGCGTGGTGCTCGACATCGACTTCTCCAAGGCGATCGCCTGCTGGGCGGGACATGCCGGCTGCCAGCCCGAGGCCATCGTCGCGCGCTATGTGCGTGACGAGGCTTACCGGCTGCACGAGGTCGGCAAGATCAGCGACGAGGACTATTTCGCTTCGCTGCGTGCTTCGCTCGGCATCGGCATTTCGGACGCCCAGTTCCTGGAAGGCTGGAACGCGATCTTCGCCGGCGAGATGCCTGATATCGCCGAGCTGCTGCCGCGCGCGGCGAAACAGATGCCGCTCTATGCCTTCTCCAACACCAACCGGCCGCATGTTGACTATTTCTCGAAGGAATATGGCGAACTGCTCGGCCATTTCCGCGCGCTGTATCTGTCGTCCAGCATCGGCCTGCGCAAACCCGACGCGGAAGCCTTCGACCATGTCGTCGCCGCGATCGGCGTGCCCGCAGCACGTATCGTGTTCTTCGACGACCTCGCCGAGAACATCGAAGGCGCGCGGTCGCGCGGGCTGACGGCGGTGCATGTGACGTCGCCGCGCGACGTCGAGAACGCCTTGAAGGCATTGGGCATCTGA
- a CDS encoding alpha-hydroxy acid oxidase, with protein MNEAPRIRPERNVELGASNEPFQNLHEFIRKARANLNQNAWDYIVGAAETETTMRRNRMALDEIAFRPRVLRDVRKVDGSVQQFGRKMRLPVVLAPVGALEIFDPDGAASVARAAGTFGAAHMLSSVSEPGLEQTAEAAPDALRLYQLYVRGDDAFVADVVSRAEKNAYAGFCLTVDTAHYSRRERDIAKRYVRESRLRATGGDFQKGLEWRTVKMIKDKFRIPLILKGIATAEDAQIAVDHGVEWIYVSNHGGRQLDHGRGAMHVLPEIVEAVKGRAKIMVDGGICRGTDIVKAIAAGADLVGIGRLQCWALAAAGEAGVARMLELLEDEVLRCLGLLGATSFAEVDKSCLHPATATNAPSVFSAFPLFDHDPYRY; from the coding sequence ATGAACGAAGCACCCCGGATCCGGCCGGAACGGAACGTCGAGCTCGGCGCCAGCAACGAGCCGTTCCAAAACCTGCACGAATTCATTCGGAAAGCGCGGGCCAACCTCAACCAGAACGCCTGGGACTACATCGTCGGAGCCGCCGAGACCGAAACCACGATGCGCCGCAACCGCATGGCGCTGGACGAGATCGCCTTCCGGCCGCGGGTGCTGCGCGACGTCCGAAAGGTCGACGGCTCGGTTCAGCAGTTCGGCCGCAAAATGCGCCTGCCGGTGGTGCTCGCCCCCGTCGGCGCGCTCGAGATCTTCGACCCGGATGGCGCGGCGAGCGTCGCGCGCGCTGCCGGCACCTTCGGCGCGGCGCACATGCTGAGCTCGGTGTCCGAGCCAGGCCTGGAGCAGACCGCCGAAGCCGCACCCGATGCGCTGCGGCTCTATCAGCTCTATGTCCGCGGCGACGATGCCTTTGTCGCGGATGTCGTCAGCCGGGCCGAGAAGAACGCCTATGCCGGCTTCTGCCTGACCGTCGACACCGCCCATTACAGCCGTCGTGAGCGTGACATCGCCAAGCGCTACGTTCGCGAGAGCCGCCTGCGTGCCACCGGCGGCGATTTCCAGAAGGGCCTGGAGTGGCGGACCGTGAAGATGATCAAGGACAAGTTCAGAATTCCGCTGATCCTGAAGGGCATCGCCACCGCCGAGGACGCCCAGATCGCGGTCGATCACGGCGTCGAATGGATCTACGTCTCCAACCATGGCGGCCGCCAGCTCGACCATGGCCGCGGCGCCATGCATGTGCTGCCCGAGATCGTCGAGGCCGTGAAGGGCCGCGCCAAGATCATGGTCGATGGCGGCATCTGTCGCGGCACCGACATCGTCAAGGCGATCGCGGCGGGCGCGGACCTGGTCGGGATCGGCCGGCTGCAATGCTGGGCGCTGGCGGCGGCTGGCGAGGCCGGCGTCGCGCGGATGCTGGAGCTGCTGGAGGACGAGGTGCTGCGCTGCCTCGGCCTTTTGGGCGCCACGTCATTTGCCGAGGTCGACAAATCCTGCCTGCATCCGGCGACCGCCACCAACGCGCCGAGCGTGTTCAGCGCATTCCCGCTGTTCGACCACGATCCGTATCGATACTGA